One window of the Conexibacter sp. SYSU D00693 genome contains the following:
- a CDS encoding M48 family metallopeptidase produces the protein MRVAPGPRATTLVAAVAALGAAGYLGSVRDDEVRLADARSTLQSGDLQQARDVARQVGGQAEGRAAVLAGGISVVLGDLPGAERDLRTAIERRPSDWRARRDLATVLAVRGDVQGARRQAQRTLRLNPRAVLPPAFQVRVLGR, from the coding sequence ATGCGCGTCGCACCAGGACCCAGAGCAACGACGCTGGTCGCGGCGGTCGCCGCGCTCGGCGCCGCGGGGTACCTCGGGAGCGTGCGCGACGACGAGGTCCGGCTGGCCGATGCGCGCAGCACGCTGCAGTCGGGCGACCTCCAGCAGGCGCGGGACGTCGCGCGCCAGGTGGGCGGGCAGGCCGAGGGCCGTGCGGCCGTCCTCGCCGGCGGGATCTCCGTGGTCCTCGGCGACCTCCCGGGCGCCGAGCGCGACCTGCGCACCGCGATCGAGCGGCGGCCGTCGGACTGGCGCGCCCGGCGCGACCTGGCCACCGTCCTGGCGGTCCGCGGCGACGTCCAGGGGGCGCGCCGGCAGGCGCAGCGGACCCTGCGGCTCAACCCGCGCGCGGTGCTGCCCCCGGCCTTCCAGGTCCGTGTTCTCGGCCGGTGA
- a CDS encoding O-antigen ligase family protein, with translation MPWQGGSRWASWPTFAALAVLVVVLVALAFDDGGYFPPAFLAGGVAVFVALAVLLVLRLPRFELITHALVALGALAAFAAWIGLSSAWSPMPDQATVDFQRALFYVGLFALALMAAGTGRHVSLLPWAALVVCCIVVGDGLIARLRPDLIEGAGDVTRLAGFRLEHPFGYWNTFGGMAAFGTVLAAGLAADPRAKDWARALAAGVAVPLAVAMYLSLSRGSWLALMVGGVVLVVLTPYRFSALITGALVGAAATICLLRLSALDALVDDPAAGSGQLSQGKSFTPLLLLMGIAAASAQLVVARVRQSTGMQLAADEFRRRMLLPLTGVVLLAGIVGYAMTSTQVEGGSAKALEDAGDWVDRQWDDFLLTSTYSVSGTERLTSSRGTRSDLYRVAWQGFEGHPLWGDGAGGFEWRWYQEREVQEDTREPHSLWLGTLGELGAVGLALLVAFLAAVGVGAARGLRRPAGLRRAETAAVAAASVVWLAHASADWDWEMPAFTGTALLAMAAVLPAGRSRRRRRRATA, from the coding sequence GTGCCGTGGCAGGGAGGTTCCCGCTGGGCCTCCTGGCCGACGTTCGCTGCCCTCGCGGTGCTCGTCGTCGTCCTCGTCGCGCTGGCCTTCGACGACGGCGGCTACTTCCCGCCGGCCTTCCTCGCGGGCGGTGTGGCGGTCTTCGTCGCGCTCGCGGTCCTGCTCGTCCTGCGCCTGCCGCGCTTCGAGCTCATCACCCACGCGCTGGTCGCTCTCGGCGCCCTTGCGGCGTTCGCCGCGTGGATCGGCCTGTCCTCGGCCTGGTCGCCGATGCCCGACCAGGCGACGGTCGACTTCCAGCGCGCGCTCTTCTACGTGGGCCTCTTCGCCCTCGCGCTCATGGCCGCGGGCACCGGACGCCACGTCTCGCTGCTGCCGTGGGCGGCGCTCGTCGTCTGCTGCATCGTCGTGGGGGACGGGCTCATCGCCCGTCTGCGGCCGGACCTCATCGAGGGCGCCGGCGACGTCACCCGCCTCGCGGGCTTCCGCCTCGAGCACCCCTTCGGCTACTGGAACACCTTCGGGGGCATGGCGGCGTTCGGGACGGTCCTTGCCGCCGGCCTGGCGGCCGACCCCCGCGCGAAGGACTGGGCCCGCGCGCTGGCCGCGGGCGTCGCCGTCCCGCTGGCGGTCGCGATGTACCTCTCGCTGTCGCGCGGATCGTGGCTCGCGCTCATGGTCGGCGGCGTCGTCCTCGTGGTGCTCACGCCGTACCGCTTCTCGGCGCTCATCACCGGCGCGCTGGTCGGCGCCGCCGCCACGATCTGCCTGCTGCGGCTCAGCGCGCTCGACGCGCTGGTCGACGACCCCGCGGCCGGCTCCGGCCAGCTCAGCCAGGGCAAGAGCTTCACCCCGCTCCTGCTCCTCATGGGCATCGCCGCGGCCAGCGCGCAGCTCGTCGTCGCGCGGGTGCGTCAGTCGACGGGCATGCAGCTCGCCGCCGACGAGTTCCGCCGCCGGATGCTGCTGCCGCTCACGGGCGTGGTGCTGCTCGCGGGGATCGTCGGCTACGCGATGACCAGCACGCAGGTCGAGGGCGGGTCGGCCAAGGCGCTCGAGGACGCGGGGGACTGGGTCGACCGCCAGTGGGACGACTTCCTGCTCACCTCGACCTACAGCGTCTCGGGCACGGAGCGCCTCACGAGCTCGCGCGGCACGCGCAGCGACCTGTACCGCGTGGCCTGGCAGGGCTTCGAGGGCCATCCCCTGTGGGGCGACGGCGCCGGCGGCTTCGAGTGGCGCTGGTACCAGGAGCGTGAGGTCCAGGAGGACACGCGTGAGCCGCACTCCCTCTGGCTCGGCACGCTCGGCGAGCTCGGCGCCGTCGGCCTCGCGCTGCTCGTCGCGTTCCTGGCGGCGGTCGGCGTCGGCGCGGCCCGCGGACTGCGCCGCCCCGCGGGACTGCGCCGCGCCGAGACGGCAGCCGTCGCGGCCGCGAGCGTCGTCTGGCTCGCCCACGCCTCGGCCGACTGGGACTGGGAGATGCCGGCCTTCACCGGCACCGCGCTGCTGGCGATGGCTGCCGTGCTGCCGGCGGGGCGCTCGCGCCGGCGCCGGCGCCGCGCGACCGCCTAG